CCCTCATGGTCCCGCAGCCGGCGGGCCAGGCGGTCTGAGGCGCAGATGCCCCGCGTGCTCGTGATCGATCCCGACCGCGAGGCCCTCGCGGCCCTGCGGCGGGCGCTGGGCGCCGCCGGCTTCGGCAACGTCGCCGGCGTGTCCAGCGGCTCATTCGCGCTGACGATGCTCGAGCGCGACCGTCCCGACCTCATCGTGAGCCGCGCGTGCGTCCCGGACATCGACGGCGTTTCGCTGTGCGCCATCGTCCGGAACGATCCCGTCATGGCGGGCGTGCGGTTCCTGCTGGTCGCCCGCCCGGGCGACGAGCTTCCCGAGGGCGCGGTCGCGGGCAGGCCCGACCGGACCCTGGTGGGCGAGTTCACCGCCGCCGCGATCGTCTCGGAGGTGACGAATCTGCTGGCCGGCCATCAGGCGGCCGAGGTCACGCGTCGTGAGCCGCCGGCGCCCGCCGCGTCGCCCGACGCCACCCATGACCTGCGCGGCTCGCTG
This region of Candidatus Methylomirabilota bacterium genomic DNA includes:
- a CDS encoding DUF4388 domain-containing protein, which encodes MPRVLVIDPDREALAALRRALGAAGFGNVAGVSSGSFALTMLERDRPDLIVSRACVPDIDGVSLCAIVRNDPVMAGVRFLLVARPGDELPEGAVAGRPDRTLVGEFTAAAIVSEVTNLLAGHQAAEVTRREPPAPAASPDATHDLRGSLGVMDLPDIAQAIALGAKTGRLVLGLPSGRGVLVFDRGRVVHAEFFGLTGETAFAALVLAAHEQAHGSFAFNPLEAIGPDVPRTIQRNLKQLLLSTATEIDEGRAATAVAPVL